Proteins encoded by one window of Sus scrofa isolate TJ Tabasco breed Duroc chromosome 12, Sscrofa11.1, whole genome shotgun sequence:
- the LOC110256009 gene encoding keratin-associated protein 3-2, which yields MACCVARCCSVPTGPATTICSSDKFCRCGVCLPSTCPHTTWLLEPICCDNCPPPCHIPQPCVPTCFLLNSSQPTPGLETLNLTTYVQPGGSEPCIPRCC from the coding sequence ATGGCCTGCTGTGTTGCCCGATGCTGCAGCGTCCCCACCGGCCCCGCCACCACCATCTGCTCCTCTGACAAATTCTGCCGGTGTGGAGTCTGCCTGCCCAGCACCTGCCCCCACACGACTTGGCTATTGGAGCCAATCTGCTGTGACaactgccccccaccctgccacaTCCCTCAGCCCTGTGTGCCCACCTGCTTCCTGCTCAACTCCTCCCagcccacccctggcctggagacCCTCAATCTTACAACCTACGTTCAGCCCGGCGGCAGTGAGCCCTGcatcccaagatgctgctga